A part of Acidimicrobiia bacterium genomic DNA contains:
- a CDS encoding sodium-translocating pyrophosphatase encodes MTTYVILAIVSGVAALGLAFVYSGQVHAVSQGNERMVELAAAIREGAMAFLKRELQWVSVFVAVMAILIATLLEDGWQRSIAYTLGATLSFGAGFIGMRIATAANARTTEAARTGGIVAALPIAFRGGAVMGFTVAGLGLLGVSVVWLFLVNVNGMAVDKAAEIVAAIGLGGSSVALFARVGGGIYTKAADIGADLVGKVEAGIPEDDPRNPAVIADNVGDNVGDVAGMGADLFESYVGSLVAPIAFAAIVYSGELQVSAIIFPLAVAALGMFASIIGSFLVKAKSDADLSAALHRGTNFAMITAGVGVLGLAYLVFGGIEGVKPVGIWLAVVVGLLVGFAVGKISEIFTSDHYKKVKGIAKQAETGPATVILAGIAEGKRSAAYSVMVTAAGIWGAYTAGDWAFPTEGGIYGVAIAAIGVLATLGITIAVDAYGPIADNAGGIAEMAHLDPEVREATDALDSLGNTTAAIAKGFAIASAAVTSLALFSTFTKAVGLDSINLIHVGSIVGLFLGAMFPYLFSAMTIDAVTRAAYAMIEEVRRQFREIPGLRDGDPSAKPEYAKCVDIATTGALREMVIPGSLAIIFPLVIGFIDVEALGGFLAGALVSGFLLAIYMANAGGAWDNAKKFIEAGAYGGKGSDAHKAAVIGDTVGDPFKDTSGPAMNIVIKVMTIVSLIFASAFV; translated from the coding sequence AGGGAAACGAACGCATGGTGGAACTAGCCGCAGCAATTCGAGAGGGTGCCATGGCGTTCCTCAAGCGGGAGCTGCAATGGGTGTCGGTCTTTGTGGCTGTCATGGCCATTTTGATTGCCACGTTGCTCGAAGATGGATGGCAGCGGTCGATTGCCTACACCCTTGGAGCAACATTGTCCTTTGGTGCAGGCTTCATCGGGATGCGGATTGCCACCGCGGCCAACGCTCGCACCACTGAGGCTGCCCGCACCGGTGGCATAGTTGCGGCTCTGCCGATTGCCTTCCGGGGTGGTGCCGTGATGGGCTTCACTGTGGCCGGACTTGGCCTTCTCGGCGTTTCAGTGGTGTGGCTCTTCCTCGTCAATGTGAACGGAATGGCGGTCGACAAAGCTGCCGAAATCGTCGCCGCCATTGGACTGGGTGGATCGTCGGTTGCGTTGTTCGCTCGCGTCGGGGGTGGCATCTACACCAAAGCTGCCGACATCGGCGCCGACCTGGTTGGCAAAGTCGAAGCCGGGATTCCTGAGGACGACCCTCGCAATCCGGCGGTCATCGCTGACAACGTTGGTGACAACGTCGGCGACGTAGCCGGCATGGGTGCCGACCTGTTCGAGTCGTACGTCGGCTCGCTCGTCGCCCCCATCGCTTTTGCGGCGATCGTGTACAGCGGTGAACTGCAAGTTTCGGCAATCATCTTTCCGCTGGCTGTTGCCGCGCTCGGGATGTTTGCCTCGATCATTGGCTCGTTCCTTGTGAAGGCGAAGTCGGACGCCGATCTGTCGGCTGCACTGCACCGCGGAACCAACTTCGCCATGATCACCGCCGGAGTCGGTGTGCTTGGACTGGCCTACCTCGTCTTCGGTGGCATCGAGGGCGTGAAACCGGTTGGTATTTGGCTGGCCGTTGTGGTTGGTCTGCTGGTCGGTTTTGCGGTTGGCAAGATCTCGGAGATCTTTACCTCCGATCACTACAAGAAGGTCAAGGGAATCGCCAAGCAGGCCGAGACCGGCCCGGCGACGGTGATTCTGGCTGGTATCGCCGAGGGCAAACGCTCGGCGGCGTATTCGGTCATGGTCACGGCCGCCGGCATTTGGGGTGCGTATACGGCGGGTGACTGGGCCTTCCCAACCGAAGGTGGAATCTACGGTGTGGCCATTGCCGCCATCGGCGTGCTTGCCACCCTGGGTATCACCATCGCCGTCGACGCCTACGGCCCGATTGCTGACAACGCGGGTGGCATCGCCGAGATGGCACACCTCGATCCTGAGGTTCGCGAAGCGACCGACGCACTCGATTCGCTCGGCAACACGACCGCGGCCATTGCCAAGGGTTTCGCAATCGCTTCGGCGGCGGTCACCTCGTTGGCGTTGTTCTCGACCTTTACGAAGGCGGTCGGCCTTGACTCGATCAACCTGATTCACGTCGGTTCGATCGTCGGTCTGTTCCTCGGTGCCATGTTCCCGTACCTGTTCTCGGCCATGACGATCGACGCCGTCACCAGGGCCGCGTACGCCATGATCGAAGAGGTCCGTCGTCAATTCCGTGAGATCCCCGGGCTGCGAGACGGCGACCCTTCGGCCAAGCCGGAGTACGCCAAGTGCGTGGATATTGCGACCACTGGAGCGTTGCGGGAAATGGTGATCCCCGGTTCGCTGGCCATCATCTTCCCGCTCGTTATCGGGTTCATCGATGTCGAGGCGCTGGGCGGATTCCTGGCCGGAGCACTCGTATCCGGGTTCCTGCTGGCGATCTATATGGCCAACGCAGGTGGCGCTTGGGACAATGCCAAGAAGTTCATCGAGGCGGGCGCCTATGGGGGCAAAGGATCGGATGCCCACAAGGCAGCTGTCATCGGCGACACCGTCGGAGATCCCTTCAAGGACACTTCGGGTCCGGCCATGAATATCGTTATCAAGGTTATGACAATTGTGAGCCTGATCTTCGCCTCGGCGTTCGTCTAA